The following coding sequences are from one Bacteroidales bacterium window:
- a CDS encoding glycosyltransferase → MLMRILMFGWEFPPHISGGLGTACYGLTKGLSSFNDIDLIFVVPKVYGDEHKPDMKLIGASDVELTRKTVRMQKEFEEKMFFEFREHVSAYITPEQFEQISVERQERLKNEDSNTPTNKLTFTGNYGTSLFDEISRYAVVASNIARNEPHDVIHAHDWLTYPAGIEAKKVSGKPLVIHVHATEYDRSGENINQRVYEIERRGMEVADKVITVSNLTRNIVIQKYGIHPSKIVTIHNAVEDANNYEIKQLSRGKTNRKIVTFLGRITMQKGPEYFIEAANMVLKKKSDVNFIMAGSGDLMIKMVKMAAMLRISKNFHFTGFLKGDDVFSMFRMSDLYVMPSVSEPFGISPLEAMQSHVPVIISKQSGVSEVIRHAIKINFWDIDAMADAIYGVLSYDALASHLRRNGKQEVDNLKWVDAAAKIKEVYYQVA, encoded by the coding sequence ATATTAATGAGAATACTTATGTTCGGATGGGAGTTTCCCCCTCATATTTCAGGTGGTCTTGGTACTGCTTGTTATGGTTTAACAAAAGGGTTATCCTCCTTTAATGATATTGATTTAATCTTTGTTGTTCCCAAGGTTTATGGAGATGAACACAAACCCGACATGAAGCTGATAGGTGCCAGCGATGTGGAGCTTACAAGGAAAACGGTAAGAATGCAGAAAGAATTTGAAGAGAAAATGTTCTTTGAATTTCGAGAGCATGTTTCTGCTTATATAACACCGGAGCAATTTGAGCAGATATCCGTTGAGCGACAAGAGCGGTTAAAAAATGAAGATTCAAATACGCCAACGAATAAGCTGACGTTTACAGGTAATTATGGAACCAGCTTATTCGATGAAATATCCCGATACGCAGTTGTTGCATCAAATATTGCGAGGAATGAACCACATGATGTTATTCATGCGCATGATTGGTTGACCTATCCAGCGGGGATCGAAGCCAAAAAGGTTTCGGGGAAACCCCTGGTGATTCATGTACACGCCACGGAATATGACCGAAGTGGCGAAAACATTAACCAAAGGGTGTATGAAATTGAGCGAAGAGGGATGGAGGTAGCCGATAAGGTAATAACGGTTAGTAATCTCACACGAAACATTGTAATTCAGAAGTATGGGATACATCCTTCCAAAATAGTAACCATACATAACGCCGTTGAGGATGCCAATAATTATGAGATTAAGCAGCTTAGCAGAGGGAAAACGAATAGAAAGATTGTAACATTCCTCGGAAGAATCACCATGCAGAAAGGACCTGAGTATTTTATAGAAGCGGCTAATATGGTTTTAAAAAAAAAGTCTGACGTTAACTTTATTATGGCAGGGAGTGGCGATTTAATGATAAAAATGGTAAAAATGGCTGCAATGTTACGGATATCAAAAAACTTCCATTTTACAGGTTTCTTAAAAGGGGATGATGTGTTTAGTATGTTTCGGATGAGCGACTTATATGTTATGCCCTCTGTCTCTGAACCGTTTGGAATTTCGCCACTTGAGGCAATGCAAAGCCACGTTCCAGTCATTATATCAAAACAGTCGGGTGTATCGGAAGTGATTAGACACGCCATAAAAATTAATTTCTGGGATATTGATGCCATGGCAGATGCCATATATGGAGTATTAAGCTATGATGCATTGGCAAGCCACTTAAGAAGAAATGGCAAGCAAGAGGTAGATAACCTTAAATGGGTTGATGCAGCGGCAAAAATCAAAGAAGTATACTATCAGGTGGCATAA
- a CDS encoding glycoside hydrolase has product MSIQKRFLTDKGVCQITFVLPESITNTSKKVAVVGDFNNWSSEKHPMKKNKDGKFKCTVELPLGKEYQYRYLLDDTRWENDWDNDGLVATPYKDTYNSSIML; this is encoded by the coding sequence ATGAGCATTCAGAAACGTTTTTTAACCGACAAGGGTGTTTGCCAGATTACCTTTGTTTTACCAGAATCGATTACTAATACTTCAAAAAAGGTTGCTGTGGTCGGCGATTTTAATAACTGGAGCTCCGAAAAACATCCAATGAAAAAAAACAAAGATGGAAAATTCAAGTGTACTGTTGAACTTCCATTAGGGAAAGAGTATCAGTACCGCTACCTGCTCGATGATACCCGCTGGGAAAACGATTGGGATAACGATGGGTTAGTTGCAACACCTTATAAGGACACATACAATTCATCAATTATGCTATAA